From the Carya illinoinensis cultivar Pawnee chromosome 4, C.illinoinensisPawnee_v1, whole genome shotgun sequence genome, one window contains:
- the LOC122308088 gene encoding uncharacterized protein LOC122308088, whose product MSDGYYSSKKTDDICEGVCGEGTRVALIMSRFRCIFLRTFMFLFVVVPICIFGVYLHGQKISYFLRPIWESPPKPFHDVPHYYNENVSMATLCKLHGWGIRESPRRVYDAVLFSNELDILTIRWNELYPYVTQFVLLESNSTFTGLSKELLFAENRDQFKFIKPRLTYGKIGGRFKKGENPFVEEAYQRLALDHLLKIAGIEDDDLLIMSDVDEIPSAHTINLLRWCDEIPHILHLRLKNYLYSFEFLVDNKSWRASVHRYKTGKTRYAHFRQTDNILSDAGWHCSFCFRRISEFVFKMRAYSHYDRVRFSHYLNPERIQDIICKGSDLFDMIPEEYTFKEIIGKMGPIPHSYSAVHLPSYLLNNADKYKYLLPGNCRRESG is encoded by the exons ATGTCAGATGGGTATTATAGTTCTAAGAAGACTGATGATATCTGCGAAGGCGTGTGTGGCGAG GGAACTCGTGTCGCACTGATTATGTCAAGATTTCGATGTATTTTTCTGAGGAcctttatgtttttgtttgtggTTGTCCCAATATGCATCTTTGGTGTATATTTGCATGGGCAGAAGATTTCTTATTTCCTGAGACCAATATGGGAATCACCCCCAAAGCCCTTCCACGATGTCCCTCACTATTATAATGAGAATGTATCGATGGCAACTCTTTGCAAACTTCACGGGTGGGGAATTCGCGAATCTCCAAGACGAGTCTATGATGCAGTTCTTTTCAGTAATGAGCTTGACATCCTTACAATTCGATGGAATGAATTGTATCCATATGTGACACAGTTTGTTCTTCTCGAATCAAACTCAACATTCACAGGTTTGTCTAAAGAATTGCTTTTTGCGGAGAACCGTGACCAGTTCAAGTTTATTAAACCTCGGCTGACTTATGGGAAGATTGGAGGAAGATTTAAGAAAGGCGAAAATCCATTTGTTGAAGAGGCATATCAGAGATTAGCACTGGACCATCTTTTGAAAATTGCAGGCATTGAAGATGACGATTTGTTGATAATGTCTGATGTTGATGAGATTCCAAGTGCCCACACAATTAATCTCTTGAGGTGGTGTGATGAAATTCCACATATCCTTCACCTTCGACTCAAGAACTACCTATATTCCTTCGAATTTCTTGTAGACAACAAAAGCTGGAGAGCTTCTGTCCATAGGTACAAGACAGGAAAGACTAGATATGCACATTTTCGACAAACTGATAACATCTTGTCAGATGCTGGGTGGCATTGTAGCTTTTGCTTCCGCCGCATcagtgaatttgtatttaagaTGAGGGCTTACAGTCATTATGATCGGGTCAGGTTTTCTCATTACTTGAACCCCGAAAGGATTCAGGACATAATATGCAAAGGGTCTGACCTGTTTGACATGATTCCCGAGGAGTACACATTTAAGGAAATAATTGGGAAGATGGGACCTATTCCCCATTCTTATTCAGCAGTCCATCTTCCATCGTATCTGTTGAACAATGCTGATAAGTACAAATACCTGTTGCCTGGTAACTGCCGAAGAGAAAGTGGCTAA